The segment TCCTCTCACTTCTGAGTCCTTGATCTTTCGGACAACCGAGGCAGCTGTGCTACATTACCACGTACGACTGACTCACAGCTGCAACTAAGCCCTCTCCTTATCGCAGGACCCAGAATTCAATCTGCTCTAGGAAACAGGATGTGGCTAAATGTTCAACAATACACCTATTTCCAGGTGGGCAAAGAAATATGTTCTCCGTGCGGCTTGGAACTTTGAAAGATCTGCTGATTTACCTCTGTTCTTCATCTTATAGACCCTTAGAGAGACTGCATCTTGGTTGCCATTCCTGTCTCTGGAGTTCATTATTTAATGTCACCCAGTCATCCGCAGAAGAGGAATCATTCCTGCATGTCACAAGATATTACATTCTCTTAATGCCTTGGGCTGACTCCACATCCCTTGTTGGTTTGTGGAAAATGAGAGGCGGATGAATCAAATCCAGCTTTCCTGAATGACAGTGATAAAGAAACTTCTCTAGGCTACCAACTCAGCAGTCTCCTTGTTGAATAAGCATCAGCAACAACAATATGAGAATCTACAGGTCAGTACAGGTTTGAGAAGTCCCTCCATCCTGCAAAGAACCCAAGGAGTGAATGAAATGCAGTTGTCATACTGCCAGAAAATGAACTTTACATCTGTGTGATAAAATAGTGGGCATTGAATAAAATTCTCAAATCAACACACGCATCAAGGCCAATATAAAGGTTTCCATGTTTGTAGGCACAATAGAATGCAATTGGCTTAATAATGATAGGATATTTTTCAGAGTAATAAAATATGGTTTCTTTTAATTTGACTTCCATTTTTTGAAATGTAGAGAGAGCACTTAGGTCATGGTTTCAAGTTTTTCTCTTCAATGATAAGgactagaaacttccttttttgtttaaaatgaaagctgagattctcatgtaatcctgtgactccagaagctggggatttaagaaaaTATCTGGATATCACGAGGCTCAAGATAAAATCACAAGAACTGGCAACACTGCTAGCGTTGTGGCTGGGTTTACATATATTTGCATCAACAATCTATCAAGGTACCTATAAAGCATCAATCACTGCAATACTCAGGCATGAATTTCCCCAAatactttacaaatgttaatgaattaaAGCTCCTGAGATATTATTATTACCATCACCCATGGGGTAGAATGGGACTAACTGCTGGAGCAATAACCTCTAAGCTCCCTGCAACATTATTTTATCCTGTTGTCACATAATACCCTTCCTTTCCATCCCTGTATCTTCACATTACCCCACACACCTATGGCTGGCTGCTCATAGTTGAAAATGTTCATTGATGTAAAATGTGTTGATTATTTTCCACAGTGATTTAGTTTGAGGAAGGGTTTTCCCTACGGTACTCTCCAGGCAGCCAGGCTCCCCTCTCCAGGCCCTGATCCCATGATCTAGTCCAGCATAAAGTTTCCTAACCCTCCCCTATGTATTCCAACAAATCGTCAGCATTTCTTTGCGCTGGCTGTCCGGGCCTCAGCTGTGCGCTGTTCTCCAGGCAGCATGCCTTGCCGGCTTAGCTTTCTGGCTGCTCCACAGTTCCACAGCTACAAGCCTGGCTAACCAAACCCCAGATGCTTGGCTCTATGGAAGAGTGCAGGGGGCTTGCACTGTAATCCAATCCACTCCCCTTTGTGGAGAAAGCTGGGGAATGAGAGACAGGTGAAGGCAAggcccagcagggcagggagacaaAACAAAATGCTTGGCTGCAGCAAAATGATTTCCAGAGGTTCTGATCAACTGCAGCTCCCACCCAAAGCCAGTGGATGATGTAGGTGCTCAGcgtatctgaaaatcaggccagtccTAAATATGGCTTTAGGTCCCTAACTGTAACTACCTAAGCTTGAAAAATTTAGCCGAAGCAGAACATCTTCTGGCTACAAAGTTTTTTCATGAGATAATTATTTGCTTGTGACGTAGTCTGAATATGGCCTGTACTTTACGTCCCACGCTGCACTGTGATCTCACATGCCaaacaggattggggcctgtggGTACGTGAATGAGAGATTTCTAAGGCACATCTAAACACTTCAGAAAGAAACAGTAAAAGGCAGTCTTCTGTAGCAGCCACTGGGGCACTGTGTTGTTGGACATACCACTGTTTGGGCTCACTGCAGCATGGGTAACTACATTCCGTCAATGTCAACCCCCCTGCTGGTTCAACTGGATTCTTCTCTTCCTTAACTAAACTGTTTTCTAGTGGTGTTGTGTGCTAATAGAGCCTGATCTGACCATCATTACAGCCAGTGGGCGACCTCCCCTGAAACAGTTGCTGCGTTTCACCTCCAAGAGGGATGACATTTCAGTGCTGGTAGAAATGATCTGTATGTCCGGTTTACAGAgcaatttgtaaaatgctttgtgaTCCTTGGGGAAGAAGGGCACGGTCAGAAATCGAAGATCGTCACAAACACATTCATTGCATTTATATACATTTGAAGTGCTTGCTGTCTAATACATTACAAAcgtaaaaataaatgcaaaactcCAGCTTTTTATATCAAAAGATACTTATAATATGTAAACTTCATTTTTGTGCACTGATGTTAAAGTATATTACACTCTGAGGGAACTTACTTCGTTCACTGGGTGTTTTATGAATataagggaagggagggaaaggaaagaaaatactttataGTGCTATCTGAAAGATGCTTATGCCACAGAAAATGGTATAATCTTTACAGCAAGAGGGAATAAAAGACACAGGGGTGCTTGTCTTTGACACTAAGgaccctttacaccactctgacaGCAAAAACAGACCTTAAAGTGGGTGTATATTATATTTATGCttactttaaggcccctttatactgTTAGAGTGGTTTAAAGCTGCCTGAGTGTAACCGTGTATAAGGCCACAATGTAGCCAAAGTCATTCAGTGAAGGTGAATCCTTCCAAGCATCAAGCTATTTCAAATAACTGCCTTCTGATTTGCAAATGTTAAAGTGGATTTTGAGGTCAATAGAAGGGTCGGGATATGGGCTCTATAGCCACGCaccatttgttttttatttaactcTTTGCAGTAGATGAAAAAAAAACTGGGATTCTGGCAAGATTCTGGTAATTGAACTGTGCTAATTCTTACCAAGAATTTATTTGGCTATTTCTTCAATGGAGATTTTAGATCCATTTACCCTTTGCCTGGGCATAGAGTGGCATTATTCTTAATAAACTGATTTGGTGTACCCTAGAAGTTTCACACTTTCACACTGGATTATGCACTGGAAAGGAAGGAAACCAATTCAAACATAAAAACAGGGGACTgtccaatgaaactgaaaggcggCAAACTCAAAACCAATAAAGGGAAATACTTTTTCAAGCAACATATAATTAGCTTGTGGCTCTAATTGTTGTATGATGTTGTTGAGGCCAAAAACGTAGCAAGATTCGAAGAGGGATTGGATATTTatctggataacaagaatatccacaGTTATAATACTTAATGCAAACAAAAAGGCTTGGAAGGGATACTAAACTGCAGGCTTTGTGGCATAAGCCATTCTCTAAATATTAGGGATCAGGATGAGACCTCCATAGGGGGCAGGTAATCCCCactgtggggtttcttgcaccttcctataAAACGGCTGGTGCTAGTCTCCATTGGAGACAGGCTGCTGGACAACATGGACCTTGAGTCGGACTTGGAATGCGGTACTGCCGACCTCAAGGGTTCTCTTTCTCTAGAGCCGCATtattttttcagtcttttctcTAAAACCGTGTGGACTAGACATTTagggtttttaaaaggaaaactcaGGTGCTTATGTATTCCCCAAGAGTTGAGGCTTTCAGGAAAAACACAAATATTATGAGATTCGTGATAAAATCAGTGCAAGCTGGCAATGTTGAACTGTATTATTGAGTATTATATTCCTACAGTCCTAAATGTCCCATTCATTCTTACATTGTGTGTCTTTCAAACACAAAGCTAGTGAGAGAGTCAGGATAGACTGAAGGGAGAATGAACGGAATTCCGTATGCTTATACTTAGAAAACAACCTGTCTTATTTGCTCATTAAAGAACTCTCACCATTATTATTAAATCAGCAAACATAATCCAAATAGCGATAAGAACTCCATCCTGCTCCCATCAATGTCAATGACAAATTTCtctttgacatcaatggaagcaggatcaggctctcACGTTCTACAGCCTTGGCaatgatttcttttattttttttttaaacctgttcctaaaaacGTTTCTGGAAAAGAATAATATCCACGGGGGACAGACTCTTAAGAGTAAAGATAAATATGAACAGAGTTTATTTTTATATGTTTTGGATTTATGTAAGAAAAATATCTTTCACAATAAAAAGAACCGATACAAAATTGTTTCTCATAAATGGACAGCGCTGCTGGTTATAAAAAAGAATGATATCCTGTCCCATATTGGGCAACCAAAAAAGGCTATGTGTAGAATATACCCAAGAATCTTGACCCACTAAAAAAAGAGCTACTGTAGCATTTACCGTGACCTACAAAACACGAGGAATTTTTTACCCATCATAAAAAGTATTTGCTTTAGAGAATGGTCTTTAAAAACTCTGAAAATGGTGTTTGAGAAGAGTCTGTGTTTCTGTTTAGATCTCCTCTTCGACTTTCAAGATCATTCCCGAGAACACCTCGATCCCTGACTGCCCCACAGACTCGCCACTGGCTATCCGGGAGGGCAGACGGGCAGAAGTCCCAGAGGTGCAGTCTTGCACAAAATGTACTGTCTCCCTGCGTGGCTGCTGGTAGTCGACCAGCTTCTCCAGCGTCCGGTTGAGTGACTCGACGTTGTCTGCCAGCCTCTTGTTCTGTTCCACTAAGTTCTCCAAAATGAGGTTCTGCTGGATCATGAGGGAGCTCTGCTGCTGGTACCAGGAGGACAAGAGGGTGCTTTGCTGGAGATGGGCATCCATCAGCTGCTTCTCAAACTCTGAGACATTGTACTTCCGCTTAGGATGCCGGGCAGTCTGGGATGACCGCCTCCCATAGGTAGCCcgctgctgcctctgtggggaggaaggtggggagggagaggaaactgaggtgTGCAGTGCCCCCCGCTGCTCTAACGCATCTGTCTCAGCTGGCATAGGCATTTCAATAGTCCTCAAAGGCACCCATGTGCAACCAggcacttcctcctcctcatctgtgGGGGATCAAAATATCAAAACATGAGTTCTTTACACGTTAGCAACATAGAAAGCAGCCTCTTTGGTTAATATGCTAAAGGAACGAtgtctgctgtgtgtgtgtgcatatgagcTTAGGAAAGGGGCATTAGTTTGACTGTGTGCATATGAATGTCTCAATAGGTCTCGTTCTTTGTATTTGTGAACCAgagggatctctctctctctctctctctcatgtaatTGTTTCATCTGAAATATTAGGTGATAAGGTCCTGGGACGTTAAATTTCCTCATGTCCCGTAGAAGATTTCCTGCTCTGCAGAGTGAATTCCTTTGAGTAACTCCAAGCTCCTGTACAAGGAGGCATCCCTGTCCTGAAGGATGGGGCTGAAACATAAGACTCCAGGATCAAAAGCTGTTGTGTGAGAGATTCTGCCTATTTGAATCTGAGATTTCATTTGCAGAGTCCTCTCTTGCCATAAGGTTGGCTGCTGCAATCTAACTTTGGAGTGGAGATCACTTCACAGCCACCAAAGATAACCTTATAGAGAAaggctcctcaccctccccttttcccccagctTTCCCCAGTCTGTTGATGTGTGTGGATGGGATGAATGGCTTTGTTTAGGACTCTTTACCTGACTGAAGCTCCAGAGTTATGTGAGGGCCATCAATGTGCATaacatcatcaccaccaccaccatcgtCCTCCTCTGCCACCACTCTGGCCTCAGCCTCTTTAATAGTCTCCTCCTGCCCAAGCAAAGGACTTTCCAAAATCCGCACCAGCACAGAATCAGGTCTGGGCTCCCCCGTTGAGCGACTCATCTCCACCAGCTTCTCCTTGGTGCGCCTCTTCATATCATCCCATCTCCTCCGGAGGTCCCGGGTGGTCCGGGGGGACCTGGCAACAGCATTGATCTTCCTGGCAATGCTGCACCATATCTTCTCCCTCTCTGGCTGGCTCAGGTTGACTCTCTCACTCCCATAGAGCCTAGCGTGGTTTTTGGTCACCTCCGCCACCAAAATCTCAAGTTCTACAGGAGAAAACTTTTCCTTCCTCTTCCGGGGGCCAGCAGCCATCTTAAATCTGCTCCTCTTGCAAAAAACGAAACAGGAAGGGGCAATTTGATGCTGGATTCTCATCAGGACCACTGCACATTGAAACACTCTCATGAAATACACATGCTATGCTGATGCTGGTCAGTTCCTGCTCAGGCACTGGGGCATAATGTGGCAAAGTCCATAGCTGTGTCCTTGCTAACAATGACAATGACTAAGAAAACGCTATACGAGGGGGCTTGATGTTACTAGAACAGAAATGAGGAGACACACAAGGataaaatcctcagctggtgtaaattgatgtacctctattgactgcaatggagttatgctgatttacaccagctgaggatctgggctacaATCTTTAACAGGTTGAAATAAACTTTGGGTCAGATCCTCCACTCACTAGCCCTGATATAACTGAGGAGTAACTCCAGTAAAGTCAAAGTGGTGCAGGtctgaggagaatcaggctcactgGACTTTCTCAGGCTCAGAACATCACACCCAGCTGGAAAACCCCATATTTTTCTTGCAGCAGTTTTACACTGCGCAATTCCAATGACTTGAGGGGAGTTACTCCTGAATTACACAAAAGGAGAATCACCCTTCTAGAGTCTGACCCTGATCTCACTTACATTTAGACAGCAGTTTAACCCCCTTGACTTCACTAGagccacttcttatttacaaccaTGACTGTGATACAGAAACAAGCCTGCAGAGTCTGCATGTTAGAGTTTCGGCTGCTTAAAAAGGGAGGTTAACAGCATCAGATGGTAAGAATCATGCAAACAAGAGACAGAAAAgatatttggggccagattcactgGTATAGCCTGGTGGGGTAAAATTGCTGTGAATCTCGTTTATCTGGCCGGTTATGCAGGGTTTTGCAACTGCTTTGCGGCACTAGAGTGACACAAAATAGCTGGAGGTATAGATCCATTACATCATCTTGTGCAACTCTCTGCCAGTGCAGAATTATTCCCAGAGGTCTAGTCTTCAGTTACACTGTTAGAACTATAGTCAGCAGGTGCAACTCCCATAGAAGTCCTGGTGCCAAATTCAGCAATGAAGTAAGAGGGGGTGTAAATTGGTCAGGGAATGGATGTAACTGTAACTTAAACCAATTTGGCAGTCACAGGAAAGGGGATGTAATTAGGGACAAGAGAGGAGAGGGGACGTAGCAAGAAAAGCAATAGAAGGGTTCAAGATAAAGTGGGTGTAGGATCGGTAGAGGGAATGGGATCACTTATCTACAACCTCCTTGTTGGCCGCTTTTCTTATCACAGCATTCTCTTTGGGCCTCTCTGTATGTGAGGAACTCGTTCTTAAAACTTGACAAATTATACCTCTTTTCTGATCTAATTACAGGTAACTTGCACCATCTTTTTATCACTGTTGATTCTGGTCTACAGGGTGACACATTTCCCTCTAGGAGTTTGGTGTCCGGCCACATACATTTCTGGTGCTTTGTAGGTTACACAGAGTAAATTCTGGGATGGAGGGCATGCTTCTCCTCCAACTTACACATTGTGTAAATAAGAGCAAATCATTGTGTACTGAAGTCAATTAAATTTACACTTGTGTGAAACATGTGCAAGTGCCAGGAGAATAGGGCCCAAATGAATCACTGttgatttacactggtttaattgACTCAAACTGTCTCTGGATCTGTGAAAAATTTATAGAACACaacattcaaaaaagaaaaaaaacaactaagTAACCCAAATTAGTAGTATTTAAAtggctctgttttattttaagagTGTTACAAATACACCTAAACAGTCACTGATTTTAATTTAACAAACACGTTTCAACCTCTGCTTAAAAAGAGGGGAAAATATcaggttttcattttaaatttatcCCCATAGTAAATTACATTTGTCAGAttcgggtgtgtgtggggggagaatatCAGTTTCCCTCTTTTTTAACTATCACATAATATGAAAAACAGAAGGATGCTGGAATTAAAtggtagtacacctctaccccaatataacgcgacccgatataacatgaattcagatatcatgcggtaaagcagtgctccggggggcgggtgTTGGgtggctgtgcactccggcggatcaaagcaagttcgctataacgcagtttcacctataatgcagtaagattttttggctcccgaggacagcgttatatcggggtagaggtgtaatagcaAAACTGTTTTAATGAAGAATACTTAGCACTAACATAGTATGTCACATTTATGAAAGAGCAGCACAAATATGAACTTACCCCTTACAATAGCCTTATTAGATACACAAGTATGTTTCACACAAATAAAGACAAATATTTCTTTATGCTGTAAAGTCATCTTGTGGAGTTCCCTGATATTGGTAAATTATTAGGGTTGGTTTTAAAAAGATCTGTATAATAGTATGGCCAGCAATATCACTGTCTGTAGTTATGCAAGCTAGGGGACGGACAATCAAATCTTATGATTCGGGAGGTGGGACCAAGCAGGCTAAGGAACTGATccaatcccattgaattcagtcgGACTCTTTCTTTTGCCATCAGGCCCTAAATGCATTATTGGGAGATTTTACCTTCTGCTGAAGCACTAGGTGTCAGCACTAGGTGTCAAACAATGAAAGAGACAAGATACCAGAGGTCGGCAGATGGATTGATATTCTGATATGATTAGAGCAGGGGTTTGGTTTTGAATATTTATCAGACAGCTTCAGTTCCTCAATATGTTGCTCATTTAGGATGCAAATAATCGCAAAGAGGCACCTACCTAACTTAGGACAAAATCCTACATCAATGAAGTCATTGCAAAACTGTCCTCTGATTTTAGTGCTTCAAGATCaggattttagtaaggttttagCACCAAGTATCTGGTTTGCATATCAAATAGCATGCAGGAGAACAAGAGCTTAAAAATCACAATGGATTTCAATGTCAATGGGCCTGACTCCCATTTAGATTCAGCGTGTATTTACATCaacatttagtttgcagcaagctggggtgttgCATTAAGTGTCCACCTGGCCCTGCTGAAGCGCACTATCAGTTCCTCAGTGTGCTTCTATCGaccctgctttgaaatgggaataGATCAAAGCACACCAGGGAACTGTTAGTGTGCATCAGCAAAGTCCACATGGACCATTAGTGTGCAGCAGGATAGTGCTGGGTAAGACTCACACTccagcttgccacacactaaATGTTCACGTAGACAAGCCTTAAGGCGCCTTTACACTGCCAGTgtgatgtaaaggggccttagtgtgtctgaaaatcaggtccaatgGCCTTATTGGCTTGCAAAGTataaaagtacacctctaccccgatataacgcggccctcgggagccaaaagatcttaccgtgttatacgtgaaaccgcgttatattgaacttgctttgatcctccggagtgcacagccccgcccctccggagtgctgctttaccgtgttatatccgaattcgtattatatcgggtcgtgttatattggggtagaggtgtattaccaaAAGGAATATACCAAATATTAGTAGTGATAGATTATACTGTAAGCTGCTGCTGTTGCactcaatgggcctgattctcagttacactcACAACACTCAGAGAAAGGGGATCTTGAGGTAAATGAAAATCAGACCCAAGGACTTCCCACAGTGCAGGAAATGGTTAGATTTCTAAGGCCTGATTCCTCTCTCTTTTCCaccttggtgtaactccatgggTTTCAATGGAGCTAGTCCAGAGTTACGCTTGCCGACTCAGATCGTTAAGAATTCTGGATACTCTCTCTTAGGTAATTAGTACCCAATGGTTGCATAATTTGCCACAGGCTCTTTAAGCACCATAAGTGATCAAGGCCTTTGTTTTCCATCTCATCTGAAAGGCACCATTCTCCAGAAGCAGAGCCCCTAATTCAATGCTGGGACACTGGTTCGGCAATGTGTCAGAGAGAAAGGACTGCATCCTAAAATGACTCATTGCAATATGCTCTGGGCTTCTTGAAGCTCCCCCATCCAAACCGTAGTGAATCTCAATCCCACTGAGTTTACAAGATATGAGAAGATGACAAACTAGGAGGTATGATTGCATGGCCATGTTGCTAACACATACATATATTGGACATTTTTAAAGAGTTAGCACTATTTATTTGTAATGATATACAGTTcatgggtttatttttaaaataaagcacttCCATGAATGTTTGAGATGATTTTAAGAACTGGGCTCTCCAAATTATATCCTGTAGTTGGCCCAATAACAAAAAAAGAAACTTTCAGCTGCTTAGGAAAGCACTTCAACAGGCCATAGTTTGTTGCCAGGAAAGATGAGTTGGCAGCGTAACCTCAGCTAATGAGTACTCTATCCATACCACCTGGGCACATCAGACAAGCAAAGTAGGGTCAGGGGCTTAGTCAGTATATTGAACATAAATATCCAGGTGGAAAAACGTTCACCCACACATGTACCACACACCCATTCACAGATGTATATGAACTCCTATCAGCAGCGGGGATACTCACATGAACTCCACAAATGCTCTAGTTCTGAGTCAGCTTGACAATATTGTCTATAATTCCCTTCAAGTCAAATGGTTCAGTCTAAATATAATGAAGAATGTCTGGTCTGATATTTTAAACAAAGAATTCCCCCTTACTGAGGAGATCATGACTTCACTATGGCCTTGTCAACACACCTAACGTTACTAAGCCACCTATTTACTGCAGCTGTCTGGTTGGCTTGCTAGCTCTACTATTCCTTACAAAAAGTTATGTTCCTAAATATGCAACCATGATACATTTAGTTTATGTAAAGCTATTGCATCCTGATGTTGTTATGCCCAGTATGCATCAGGCTGAATTCACTCTTGGCCTTATGTAACAGACTCTGCCTCATTGACATGTCCTGCCACACAatctatatcaggggtcagcaacctttcagaagtggtgtgctgagtcttcatttattccctctgatttaaggtttcgcgtgccagtcatacattttaacgtttttagaaggtctctttctataagtctataatatagaacgaaactattgttgtatgtaaagtaaataaggtttttaaaatgtttaagaagcttcatttaaaattaaattaaaatgcagagccccccggaccggtggccaggaccactgagtgcctctgaaaatcagctcgagtgccgcctttggcacatgtgccataggttgcctacccctgatctatatAGTACATTTCTCTCATGAAAACATAGAATCATTTGGGCCAAAACACGTGATGGACAAATTTTGTTTCTTGTAAACAAACCACTGGCCAGGattcaaaaattaaaatgattaaaCTAACACCGCGCTACAGAAATCATCTCCCCTGATAATCCAAATGAAGAGATGCTTAGATGTTATCAGAATTCTTTTGCAAAACTGCCCCTTACCACTCACAAGCATCCATCTGAAAGCCCTAAACAAACCTTATCCCAATAAATATTTGATCACACAGATCCATTGTTTAGAGGAAAAGATGggtttaaataaatgttatggCTCAGACCTTGCTGAGGTTAAATTCCTGCATTCACTCATCTCATTTATCACTTGGACTGCAGCTGACTCGAATACCATTTCCTATGGTAAGCAGCTGTTTTGTAATGGGCCGcatttacaataaaataaaacacacatacagacagaagCTGCTTCAGAATAAAACACTCTCCAATCTGTAATCTCAGCCTGCCTTTCTTATGCAGCCACTGGAGCAGGCAGAAAAGAAAGCACACTTTTTATCAGAACCACCTGCAGCAGCCTATTTGTCATTGGAAGTTAAAGCACAATACAGTTTAATTGTAAAAGGCATTGTTCATACCACAATCCCTTGCAAGTTCACAGGATATTGCTACAATAAAGAAGGATGAGAGTAGGCAGGAACAGTGGAAAAGGAGTGGCATGAAGGTGTAGCCCATTACTTCATTTTATCATTCATTCATTGTGTGTTGTATGATGTTATGATTAATTAACATGCTATGTCATATATAATACTTGTATACTAAATAGATTTAAGTTGTAGGACTATAGAATAATAGATTGATCAGTAGTCAGAAGGGATAAGTATGCATTAGGTATCTAGGTAAGTAGGGCAGAAACACAAGGCCTACAGGCTCGGGCCTGTACGTTTAGCTTAGCGTACTAGGCAATAGGTTTAAGAAATGCTGATATAAGTAAGTGACCAAAGAACGACCCTATGACACAAGTTTATGGGAAGAGATGTACCAATGAGTGGTATTGCGAAAAATTAACTGTAAGAGTAATTTTGAGTACAAGTCACATGCACAGCGTGTTAGGTGTAGTCAGAATCACAAGAGAAAAGAGGTCTCCCAGATTGGGTA is part of the Chrysemys picta bellii isolate R12L10 chromosome 2, ASM1138683v2, whole genome shotgun sequence genome and harbors:
- the TSNARE1 gene encoding t-SNARE domain-containing protein 1 isoform X1, whose product is MSYGSIDGSGFGSRNPFGGPSRQGYQPLATQIDPNELQELFQETSANIFRINSNVTSLERTLRSLGTSNDTQELRDGLHATQQETNKTVTTSTKAIKQLSEIVRGSSRQERLQLDRLNNQLSDAIQRYGAVQKKIAEKSKALLPSGQRSSKQQSPRTPFSDLADDEKIFNGGDGMWQNQSQDQALLSEITEEDLEAIRLREEAIQQIESDMLDVNQIIKDLASMVYEQGDTIDSIEANIETASSNVESANEQLAKASQHQRSRFKMAAGPRKRKEKFSPVELEILVAEVTKNHARLYGSERVNLSQPEREKIWCSIARKINAVARSPRTTRDLRRRWDDMKRRTKEKLVEMSRSTGEPRPDSVLVRILESPLLGQEETIKEAEARVVAEEDDGGGGDDVMHIDGPHITLELQSDEEEEVPGCTWVPLRTIEMPMPAETDALEQRGALHTSVSSPSPPSSPQRQQRATYGRRSSQTARHPKRKYNVSEFEKQLMDAHLQQSTLLSSWYQQQSSLMIQQNLILENLVEQNKRLADNVESLNRTLEKLVDYQQPRRETVHFVQDCTSGTSARLPSRIASGESVGQSGIEVFSGMILKVEEEI